The Terriglobales bacterium genome has a segment encoding these proteins:
- a CDS encoding dodecin family protein: MAQKVIEVVGVSKDSFARAADNAVAEAARTVRGLKWVRVGELEMKLDGKKIAEYRVTARIYFDIES; this comes from the coding sequence ATGGCTCAGAAAGTGATCGAGGTGGTGGGGGTTTCCAAGGACAGCTTCGCCAGGGCCGCCGACAACGCGGTGGCCGAAGCCGCCCGTACCGTGCGCGGCCTCAAGTGGGTCCGCGTCGGGGAGTTGGAGATGAAGCTCGACGGCAAGAAGATCGCGGAGTACCGCGTCACCGCCCGCATCTACTTCGACATCGAGTCCTAG